A region of Thermodesulfobacteriota bacterium DNA encodes the following proteins:
- a CDS encoding CGNR zinc finger domain-containing protein: MVDRIVKGKPVPQATIDEINKLLSRRAGCKQLSRTRQGFEERFHPETDEPVHLIVQIAEFASDLLCNVDFSLIKKCGNPVCVLYFYDTSKNHARRWCSMSICGNRMKVAAHYKRH; this comes from the coding sequence ATGGTCGACAGGATAGTTAAAGGAAAACCAGTTCCGCAGGCAACAATCGATGAGATCAACAAACTTCTTAGCAGGCGGGCCGGGTGCAAACAACTGAGTCGGACTAGACAGGGTTTCGAAGAACGATTTCACCCAGAGACTGATGAGCCCGTTCATCTCATCGTACAAATTGCCGAATTTGCCAGTGACCTACTTTGTAATGTGGATTTTTCCCTTATAAAAAAATGCGGGAACCCGGTATGTGTGCTGTATTTCTACGATACCAGTAAAAATCACGCACGGCGTTGGTGCAGTATGAGTATCTGCGGAAATCGGATGAAGGTAGCCGCACACTACAAGCGACACC